GGCCACAGACGATAAGATACTGCAATTCCGAGTTTTGGATGAACGTCTCCCACTCAGGCGCGTCACCCAACACGCCGCTACCGCCACCCATGAGAAGAACAATCGGGACAGACGGTGACAACCCAAGTTGTAGAATAAGCTCTGTCCGATGGCTCCGCAAAAAGTTGACTGCATCCGCACTGAACTTCCTGCGCAGCGGAATCCCGAACACATCAATTTTTTGAGGCTGTACCCCAAAATGTTCCAAGTCCCGACGCACTTCGTCAGTCGCCACGAAATAGTGATCAGAATACTCGTGGTACCACTGACGATGCGCCGTGTAATCCGTAACGATGGACACGTTCGGAACACGAACCGTACCGTGTCTGCGCAACTCACCGACGACCCCCATGGGCGTAGGGAACGTGCTAGCAATGATATCTGGTGCGAATAAGTCAATATAATCCTGTATGCGCGTTATCCCAATGTGGTTCACATATCGCTGCAACGGGGAATCCGGCTCAAGCCTCGACATCGACTTATAAAACAATCCGTACAACCCAGGCGCCTTCTGCACGCCTTGAATCAGGCTGAACTTTGCGAATGAACGCAAGGCTGGGTTTAACAAGCTCACATAATCCACAACCTCGGCGGACGCGCCTCTGTCTTTGAGGGCCTCCTGCACTGCGTACGCCGCTTGATTGTGGCCAGCGCCAAATGACGCCGTTAAGAGCAAAACGCGGTGCAATCGTCTCATCCCCTTGACAACATTCCACATAACGTATTGTAAACCCCCGAGTGGAACTGGACAACTTGAATGTGGTACGTTTCGACAACAACCCCCATGGCGCAAAGAAGCGGAGAAGAATCGTCTTCTCCGCTTATCCTATTCAGTTGCATGTCCATATAGCCATGGGATTGATTAGTGATCACGTCGACCATAGCCTGAAGTCTTCCAAACAAGGGCTCGAACGCCTAATTGAATCAGCAAAATAATCACCAACAACACGAAGGCGGCGGCGTACGCGAGGTTGCGCGCATCTTGATACGGTTGATCTAAGTAGCTCCACACCACGTACGTTAGATACGGCACCTGATCATGTGTCAGATGCAGCGATGGATAATTTGTACTCCATCCCGCCGTGTACAACAGCGGTGCGGTCTCGCCAAGCCCGATTGCGATAGCCAACAGGATTCCCGTGGCGATGCCCCCGGCGGCGGGCCGCCAGATAGCGCGGCTGATGGCCTGGAATCGCGTCATGCCGAGCGCCCAAGCAGCCTCTCGCTGCGCGTGTGGTACCTGGCGCAAACTGGTTTCCGTCGTGCGCAGAATGTACGGCAGCATCATAATCGTCAGCGCAATTCCGCCGGCGAGCGCCGAAAATCCCCAATGCCAGTGCAACACCATCAAAAGATAGCCAAAATAGCCGATGACAATGGAGGGAACCCCTGACAACACCTCTGCCAAAAACCGCACAATACCAGCCGTCCGATTTCCGGCAAATTCGGAAGTGAATACACCGCCTAGGATGCCGAGTGGCGCTGCAAACACAATCGCAATAATCACCAGTTCAAATGTACCGAGAATCGCGTTGGACAAACCGCCCGCCGTCCCGTGCGTCGGCTGCACCAGCATCGACCAGTGAAACGCGCGAACCCCATGCCATACCACGGATACAATCAGGTCAAAAAGTGCGAAAATAACCAGCGCACTAGCTAACCAAGCAAACCCCCAACCAATAAACCCACTGACTTTTCTCCGCCTGCGACGCGCTGTAATCATCCATTTGCACCTGCCTTCACTGAACGACGACGCGTTGTGCGATTGACGAGAAACCGAGCCAGCAAGTTGGTGAACAGCGTAATGACGAGCAGGACCAACGCCATTTCAGACAGCG
Above is a genomic segment from Alicyclobacillus acidoterrestris containing:
- a CDS encoding MGDG synthase family glycosyltransferase, yielding MHRVLLLTASFGAGHNQAAYAVQEALKDRGASAEVVDYVSLLNPALRSFAKFSLIQGVQKAPGLYGLFYKSMSRLEPDSPLQRYVNHIGITRIQDYIDLFAPDIIASTFPTPMGVVGELRRHGTVRVPNVSIVTDYTAHRQWYHEYSDHYFVATDEVRRDLEHFGVQPQKIDVFGIPLRRKFSADAVNFLRSHRTELILQLGLSPSVPIVLLMGGGSGVLGDAPEWETFIQNSELQYLIVCGQNRRLERRFAQLKSDRVRVYGFTSEIDRLMAAADVIVTKPGGLTLTESMAIGIPMVLFKPIPGQEEINADFAVRAGVAVRAQHAEEAQAFLDRVTREPAILEEMRRAAHRVPVLGAAEHIADRLLHLADGIVATPLQAYPSELQMT
- the pstA gene encoding phosphate ABC transporter permease PstA is translated as MITARRRRRKVSGFIGWGFAWLASALVIFALFDLIVSVVWHGVRAFHWSMLVQPTHGTAGGLSNAILGTFELVIIAIVFAAPLGILGGVFTSEFAGNRTAGIVRFLAEVLSGVPSIVIGYFGYLLMVLHWHWGFSALAGGIALTIMMLPYILRTTETSLRQVPHAQREAAWALGMTRFQAISRAIWRPAAGGIATGILLAIAIGLGETAPLLYTAGWSTNYPSLHLTHDQVPYLTYVVWSYLDQPYQDARNLAYAAAFVLLVIILLIQLGVRALVWKTSGYGRRDH